One window of the Thermodesulfomicrobium sp. WS genome contains the following:
- a CDS encoding lactate utilization protein, producing the protein MEQSAMVERFRAKAEAVSAVVSEVETMAEAVAYTVDLCVHKEACQILVSGCDESLSPVGRDLCGLKEWGKIIAAPGIDAATRELLVARAKENGISVIENSLREHLGGVDIGFTVCQYGIAETGTLVLDSVSEEVRLATMLGEIHVAVLPKNRIAPTAESIADDLRRMLGRNPNYLALITGASRTADIERVLALGVHGPLELHILLVEEA; encoded by the coding sequence ATGGAACAGAGTGCAATGGTGGAACGTTTCCGTGCCAAGGCCGAAGCGGTCTCGGCCGTGGTGAGCGAAGTGGAGACCATGGCCGAGGCTGTGGCCTACACCGTGGATCTGTGCGTCCACAAAGAGGCCTGCCAGATCCTCGTCTCCGGCTGCGACGAATCCCTCTCCCCGGTGGGACGGGATCTGTGCGGCCTCAAAGAGTGGGGCAAGATCATCGCCGCCCCTGGGATCGATGCCGCCACCCGCGAGCTTCTCGTGGCCCGGGCCAAAGAAAACGGCATCTCCGTCATCGAAAACAGCCTGCGCGAGCATCTCGGGGGGGTGGATATCGGCTTTACCGTCTGCCAGTACGGCATTGCCGAAACCGGCACCTTGGTGCTCGATTCCGTGAGCGAGGAAGTGCGCCTGGCCACCATGCTCGGCGAAATCCACGTGGCGGTGCTGCCCAAAAACCGCATCGCGCCCACGGCGGAAAGCATCGCCGACGATCTGCGCCGCATGCTGGGGCGAAACCCCAATTACCTGGCCTTGATCACCGGCGCCAGCCGCACGGCGGACATCGAGCGCGTCCTGGCCCTTGGGGTCCATGGACCTTTGGAACTGCACATCCTGCTGGTGGAGGAAGCCTAA
- a CDS encoding ABC transporter transmembrane domain-containing protein, whose translation MKLSHEAQNTSSIELLRRTLRYFFPYRARIVVSLVSMGIVAACSAAAAFLVKPALDDIFIRKDEDALVLIPAALIAVFLIKGVFRFLQNYEMNYCGLKVLEQLREELHSRIIRLPVGFFEENQTGMLMSRILNDVTMVRTSLPSMVMLVREALTMVGLVGVVFYRDPAMATLAVVVLPVAAYPFFYFGRKLRQLGRKNQARLSDISAFLQEVFSGIRVVKLFAAEKREDERFRRENGRLVDIAVRQIKYNELSSPVMELIGALGAGVVIWYGGSKVIAGESTPGTFFSFMTALVMLYDPLKKLTSANLDIQKALAGAERIFQVLDDPRLAEEPRGGIPLTPPFQDLVFEHVSFTYPGTTTPALHDICLTVTRGQKVAVVGPSGAGKSTLAALIPRFYLHDSGRILLNGRPIEDYDLASLRRFLGVVSQDNFLFNGSVRDNIAYGRPDAPMEAVIQAAQAAFAHDFITQLPLGYDTIVGERGVKLSGGQKQRITIARAILENPELLILDEATSALDTESERMVQQALDNLMEGRTSLVIAHRLSTVVEADAIVVLEAGRIIAQGRHQELLATCPLYRAIAQMQLGAS comes from the coding sequence ATGAAACTCTCCCACGAAGCGCAAAACACCAGCAGCATTGAGCTGCTGCGCCGCACGCTGCGCTATTTTTTCCCCTACCGCGCACGCATCGTCGTCTCCCTCGTCTCCATGGGCATCGTGGCCGCCTGCTCTGCGGCAGCGGCCTTCCTGGTCAAACCCGCCCTGGACGACATCTTCATCCGCAAGGACGAAGACGCCCTGGTGCTCATCCCCGCGGCCCTCATCGCCGTGTTTCTCATCAAGGGGGTCTTCCGCTTTCTGCAGAACTACGAGATGAACTACTGCGGTCTCAAGGTGCTGGAGCAGCTGCGCGAGGAACTCCACAGCCGCATCATCCGGCTGCCGGTGGGGTTTTTCGAGGAAAACCAGACCGGCATGCTCATGTCGCGCATCTTGAACGACGTCACCATGGTGCGCACGAGCCTGCCGAGCATGGTGATGCTGGTGCGCGAGGCCCTCACCATGGTGGGACTGGTGGGGGTGGTCTTCTACCGCGATCCCGCCATGGCCACCTTGGCGGTGGTGGTGCTGCCGGTGGCGGCCTATCCCTTCTTCTACTTCGGCAGGAAGCTGCGCCAGTTGGGGCGCAAGAACCAGGCGCGCCTCTCGGATATTTCCGCCTTCTTGCAGGAGGTCTTCAGCGGCATCCGGGTGGTGAAGCTCTTTGCCGCGGAAAAGCGCGAAGACGAGCGCTTCCGCCGGGAAAACGGCCGCTTGGTGGATATCGCCGTGCGCCAGATCAAGTACAACGAGCTCTCCTCGCCGGTGATGGAGCTCATCGGCGCCCTGGGCGCGGGAGTGGTCATCTGGTACGGCGGCTCCAAGGTGATCGCCGGCGAGTCCACGCCCGGCACCTTCTTTTCCTTCATGACCGCCCTGGTGATGCTCTACGACCCGCTCAAAAAGCTCACCAGCGCCAACCTCGACATCCAAAAGGCCCTGGCCGGGGCGGAGCGTATCTTCCAGGTGCTCGACGACCCACGCCTTGCCGAAGAGCCCCGCGGCGGCATCCCGCTGACGCCGCCCTTCCAGGACCTCGTCTTCGAGCACGTCTCCTTCACCTATCCCGGCACCACCACCCCGGCCCTCCACGACATCTGCCTCACCGTGACCCGCGGCCAAAAAGTGGCCGTGGTGGGCCCGTCCGGCGCCGGCAAGTCCACCCTGGCGGCCCTCATCCCCCGGTTCTATCTCCACGACTCCGGCCGCATCCTCCTCAACGGCCGGCCCATCGAAGACTACGACCTGGCGAGCCTGCGCCGCTTCCTCGGTGTGGTCTCCCAGGACAATTTCCTCTTCAACGGCAGCGTGCGCGACAACATCGCCTACGGCCGGCCCGACGCGCCCATGGAGGCGGTCATCCAGGCCGCCCAGGCCGCTTTTGCCCACGACTTCATCACCCAGCTTCCCCTGGGCTACGACACCATCGTGGGGGAGCGCGGGGTCAAGCTCTCCGGCGGCCAGAAGCAACGCATCACCATTGCCCGGGCCATTTTGGAAAACCCGGAACTGCTCATCCTCGACGAGGCCACCAGCGCTCTGGACACCGAGTCCGAACGCATGGTGCAGCAGGCCCTGGACAACCTCATGGAAGGCCGCACCAGCCTGGTCATCGCCCACCGCCTCTCCACGGTGGTGGAGGCCGATGCCATCGTGGTCCTGGAGGCCGGCCGCATCATCGCCCAAGGCCGGCATCAGGAACTCCTCGCCACCTGCCCCCTCTACCGCGCCATCGCCCAGATGCAGCTTGGCGCCTCCTGA
- a CDS encoding polysaccharide deacetylase family protein yields MIPRSIPVLCYHDVGTPGGHPAELFEAHLQEIVRSGWRTLSCAELLAVLTGKTPVPERSLMLTFDDCHVSMWTEVAPRLRRLGLHGVFFAITDFLGQGPARTPSQCPAPAKLSHGLRLALRQQDFSHFLRASEVRALVEDFGFEVHNHTARHQGCFISHVPTGTVGQGCHWAVAGIYRTEDPRYPVFALGSAYAYDGFWPEELPHAVRLTRRSPEARATDCLTELARSREVIQEVTGNAAVWLCWPWGHFDATSTQAARASGHVGAFTLERGPNAPGTDPFRVQRIGVGRRKSVGWLRRRLAMHATTWGARLFGKRFRSVPPHPDLHSFEVPLA; encoded by the coding sequence GTGATCCCGAGATCCATTCCCGTGCTCTGCTACCACGACGTGGGCACCCCCGGCGGGCACCCGGCCGAACTCTTCGAGGCCCATCTGCAGGAGATCGTGCGCAGCGGCTGGCGCACCCTCTCCTGTGCGGAGCTTTTGGCCGTACTCACGGGAAAAACGCCGGTGCCGGAGCGCAGCCTCATGCTCACCTTCGACGACTGCCACGTCAGCATGTGGACCGAGGTGGCCCCGCGCCTTCGGCGCCTTGGACTGCACGGCGTCTTCTTCGCCATCACCGACTTTTTGGGCCAAGGGCCGGCGCGTACCCCAAGCCAATGCCCTGCCCCGGCCAAGCTCTCCCATGGCCTGCGCCTGGCCCTGCGGCAGCAGGATTTCTCCCATTTCCTGCGCGCAAGCGAAGTGCGCGCCCTGGTGGAGGACTTCGGCTTCGAGGTGCACAACCACACCGCCCGGCACCAGGGCTGCTTCATCAGCCATGTCCCCACCGGCACCGTGGGCCAAGGCTGCCACTGGGCCGTGGCCGGCATCTACCGTACCGAAGACCCGCGCTACCCGGTCTTTGCCCTGGGAAGCGCCTATGCCTACGACGGCTTCTGGCCCGAAGAACTCCCGCACGCCGTGCGTCTCACCCGCCGAAGCCCAGAAGCCCGCGCCACGGACTGTCTGACGGAGCTTGCCCGCTCCCGGGAAGTCATCCAAGAAGTCACCGGCAATGCGGCGGTATGGCTGTGCTGGCCCTGGGGCCATTTTGACGCCACCTCCACCCAGGCGGCGCGCGCAAGCGGCCACGTGGGGGCCTTCACCCTGGAGCGCGGCCCCAACGCGCCAGGCACTGATCCCTTCCGGGTGCAGCGCATCGGCGTGGGCCGCCGCAAAAGCGTGGGCTGGCTGCGCCGGCGCCTGGCCATGCACGCCACCACCTGGGGGGCGCGGCTCTTTGGCAAACGCTTCCGCAGCGTTCCTCCCCACCCGGATCTGCACTCTTTCGAGGTACCTCTTGCATGA
- a CDS encoding glycosyltransferase family 4 protein, translating to MPSILFATNSDKLSGGNRQLALAANALAASGHTVTVIAPTGRKLGGTLDAAVACIPSGPRLGLLQARRILAHTQPDVVHCFHSRVYKAFLFAKLLGARFRLFLNRGVVFVPGSFPLFFLPQLDGIICNSEAAATVLRRLWIPQRKIHRVPNAIAMPEGCPNPATRPSPPWVTFVGGTKPYKGLDIFLRAMASLARRRRDFAVHVVGTHADSRWEALLGPAVERTCFHGAVAHAEVLRVLSATSIFVLASRQESQPNALLEAMACGAAPVATAVGGVPEILTHGRDGILTTPEDPEAIAQAVGRLLDVPSERLLLATAAQRRAGDFSVPTRTARLLAIYGLDGGEE from the coding sequence CAACCGCCAACTGGCGCTGGCGGCCAATGCCCTGGCCGCAAGCGGACATACGGTCACGGTCATCGCCCCCACGGGCCGCAAACTCGGCGGCACCTTGGATGCCGCGGTCGCCTGCATCCCGTCAGGCCCTCGTCTGGGCCTATTGCAAGCGCGCCGCATTCTTGCCCACACCCAACCCGATGTGGTGCATTGTTTCCATAGCCGGGTGTACAAAGCCTTTCTCTTCGCCAAATTGCTTGGCGCGCGCTTTCGGCTGTTTCTCAACCGCGGGGTGGTCTTCGTGCCAGGGAGTTTTCCGTTGTTCTTCCTTCCGCAGCTCGACGGCATCATCTGCAACTCTGAGGCAGCAGCCACGGTGCTGCGCCGTCTGTGGATCCCCCAACGCAAGATCCACAGGGTCCCCAACGCCATCGCCATGCCCGAGGGCTGCCCCAACCCCGCCACCCGCCCCAGCCCGCCGTGGGTGACCTTCGTGGGCGGCACCAAGCCCTACAAAGGACTCGACATTTTCCTCAGGGCCATGGCCAGCCTCGCCCGGCGGCGCCGCGACTTCGCGGTGCACGTGGTGGGGACCCACGCAGATTCCCGTTGGGAGGCGCTCCTGGGGCCGGCCGTGGAGCGCACCTGTTTTCACGGCGCCGTAGCCCACGCGGAGGTGCTGCGCGTGCTTTCTGCCACCAGCATCTTCGTGCTCGCCTCGCGTCAGGAAAGCCAGCCCAACGCCCTCTTGGAGGCCATGGCCTGCGGGGCCGCACCTGTGGCCACCGCTGTGGGCGGAGTGCCGGAAATCCTCACCCACGGTCGCGACGGCATCCTCACCACCCCTGAAGACCCCGAGGCCATCGCCCAGGCCGTGGGCCGGCTTTTGGATGTCCCCAGCGAGCGCTTGCTGCTGGCGACTGCGGCCCAAAGGCGTGCCGGGGACTTTTCCGTGCCGACGCGCACAGCCCGCCTGCTTGCCATCTACGGTCTTGACGGAGGCGAAGAGTGA